A genomic stretch from Corynebacterium faecale includes:
- a CDS encoding bifunctional riboflavin kinase/FAD synthetase: MDIWRGLTEVPADLTGAVVTIGVFDGVHRGHQTLMNEASRQARELGVPCVMVTFDPHPISVFLPGRQPTRLAPLDYRITLAEAEGVDAALIIDFTRELAGVSPAEYFTSLLVETLHARAIVVGENFTFGTNGDGTEATMRELGREHGVDVTIMPLLHDDDVCICSTLVRKFLTTGEVARANWALGRRYSVRGEVVRGAGRGGKELGYPTANLYLPESVALPADGVYAGWFTITDDRKIDQEISRDIDGDMIPGVRYPTAVSVGTNPTFGDNRRSVEAFVLDREADLYGHHVMVEFVDHLRPMVKFNGIDELMEAMANDVSRTREILEKDSELFDDAATPAD, from the coding sequence GTGGATATTTGGCGTGGTTTAACAGAAGTCCCAGCCGACCTGACGGGTGCGGTTGTCACGATCGGCGTATTCGACGGTGTACACCGTGGGCATCAGACACTCATGAACGAGGCTTCCCGGCAGGCCCGTGAACTGGGTGTGCCCTGCGTGATGGTCACCTTCGACCCACATCCGATCTCGGTGTTTCTCCCAGGCCGTCAGCCCACGCGCCTGGCGCCGTTGGATTACCGCATCACCCTCGCCGAGGCGGAGGGGGTGGACGCCGCGCTGATCATTGATTTCACCCGCGAACTCGCAGGAGTGTCCCCGGCGGAGTACTTCACATCCCTGCTGGTGGAGACGTTGCACGCCAGGGCGATCGTGGTGGGGGAGAACTTCACCTTTGGCACCAACGGCGACGGCACCGAGGCCACCATGCGTGAGCTGGGCAGGGAGCACGGCGTGGATGTGACCATCATGCCGTTGCTGCACGATGATGACGTGTGCATCTGCTCCACCCTGGTGCGGAAGTTCCTCACCACAGGTGAGGTTGCGCGCGCCAACTGGGCCCTCGGGCGACGGTATTCCGTGCGTGGCGAGGTCGTGCGCGGTGCCGGGCGCGGTGGCAAGGAGCTCGGGTACCCCACGGCCAACCTCTACCTGCCGGAATCCGTGGCGTTGCCCGCTGACGGTGTGTACGCCGGCTGGTTCACCATCACCGATGACCGCAAGATCGACCAGGAGATCTCCCGTGACATCGACGGCGACATGATTCCCGGTGTCCGTTATCCCACCGCAGTATCCGTGGGCACCAACCCCACCTTCGGCGATAACCGCCGCAGTGTCGAGGCTTTCGTCCTCGACCGCGAAGCTGACCTCTACGGGCATCACGTGATGGTGGAGTTTGTTGATCACCTGCGCCCCATGGTCAAGTTCAACGGCATTGATGAGCTCATGGAGGCGATGGCCAATGATGTGAGCCGGACCCGGGAGATTCTGGAAAAAGACAGTGAGCTTTTCGACGACGCGGCCACCCCGGCTGATTAA
- a CDS encoding AMIN-like domain-containing (lipo)protein translates to MKAISTSLALVATAALFTMTGCTDNGDASGTTTVTAPTTAASPGPGTAITGTNGETTTVTASQTSGTGVDKPDPTVPVTQPLGSPGLGRTMQPPEGAYDLTVMDVRMAEHEAFTRVVFDFHGTGMPGWWAGYTAEATQQASGLPVYVSGDSFLEVSLDGIALPPDAEVQGVNMGSFGGAGIVDEVVLTTIFEARAQFYIGVSDHPREYSITLLQEPTRVVVDLVH, encoded by the coding sequence ATGAAAGCGATATCCACGTCCCTAGCTTTGGTCGCCACCGCTGCGCTGTTCACCATGACTGGATGTACGGACAACGGCGATGCCAGTGGCACCACCACGGTCACCGCGCCCACCACCGCTGCTTCTCCGGGCCCCGGCACCGCCATCACGGGTACCAACGGTGAAACAACCACCGTTACGGCGTCGCAGACGTCGGGGACGGGCGTCGATAAGCCTGATCCAACCGTGCCAGTCACCCAGCCGCTCGGCAGCCCGGGCCTGGGGCGCACGATGCAGCCGCCGGAGGGTGCCTATGATCTGACGGTGATGGATGTCCGCATGGCCGAGCATGAAGCGTTCACGCGCGTGGTTTTTGATTTCCACGGGACCGGAATGCCTGGTTGGTGGGCGGGTTACACCGCCGAGGCAACGCAGCAGGCCTCGGGTCTCCCCGTGTACGTTTCCGGTGATTCCTTCCTGGAGGTCAGTCTGGACGGCATCGCACTGCCACCCGATGCCGAGGTCCAGGGTGTGAACATGGGTTCCTTCGGTGGTGCGGGGATCGTGGATGAAGTGGTCCTGACCACCATCTTTGAGGCCCGAGCGCAGTTCTACATAGGTGTCTCGGATCATCCGCGTGAATATTCGATAACACTGCTGCAGGAGCCGACCAGAGTGGTGGTTGACCTGGTGCACTAG
- a CDS encoding ribonuclease J, producing the protein MNESRNRARKVTRKAGPPEAGQEAVADTPVFQAPEASAAQETDKAPASGNDNRDSNGSDSSSNRGGNNSGRGRSSSNSRGGRSRRGGGNQGQDGQGNRGQRNPAQRNQGGRRNVVKSMQGADLTQRLPDPPKAPSNGLRIYALGGISEIGRNMTVFEYNNRLLIVDCGVLFPSSGEPGVDLILPDFGPIENNLDRVEALVVTHGHEDHIGAIPWLLKLRSDIPIIGSRFTLALIAAKCKEHRLRPKLIEVNEQSNENRGPFNIRFWAVNHSIPDCLGLAIKTPAGLVIHTGDIKLDQTPTDGRPTDLPALSRFGDEGVDLMLCDSTNATTPGVSGSEAEIAPTLKRLVTEAKQRVILASFASNVYRVQAAVDAAVAAGRKVAFNGRSMIRNMEIAEKMGYLKAPRGTIVSMDDASRMAPHKVMLITTGTQGEPMAALSRMARREHRQITVRDGDLIILSSSLVPGNEEAVFGVINMLAQIGATVITGRDAKVHTSGHAYSGELLFLYNAARPKNAMPVHGEWRHLRANKELAISTGVQRDNVVLAQNGVVVDLVNGHAKVVGQIPVGNLYVDGVTMGDIDADILADRTSLGEGGLISITCVIDNRTGRLLESPRVETTGFSEDSKAMMTEVTELAENTMNDLAAEGENDPYRMVQQMRRKLSRFVEQKWKRQPVIMPTVIPMTSDNVSINDDEVRASRESL; encoded by the coding sequence ATGAATGAATCCCGTAATCGCGCCCGGAAGGTCACCCGCAAGGCGGGTCCGCCGGAGGCTGGACAGGAAGCGGTAGCGGACACCCCGGTGTTCCAGGCTCCTGAGGCATCAGCCGCCCAAGAAACGGACAAAGCACCTGCCTCCGGAAACGACAACCGGGACTCCAACGGGTCCGACTCGTCGTCGAACCGGGGCGGTAACAACTCCGGCCGTGGACGTTCCTCGTCCAACAGCCGTGGTGGACGTAGCCGCCGTGGTGGAGGCAACCAGGGCCAGGACGGTCAGGGTAACCGTGGTCAGCGTAACCCGGCTCAGCGTAACCAGGGTGGTCGCCGCAATGTGGTCAAGTCCATGCAGGGCGCGGACCTGACCCAGCGTCTGCCCGACCCACCGAAGGCTCCATCCAACGGGCTGCGTATCTACGCACTGGGTGGTATTTCCGAGATCGGTCGCAACATGACCGTGTTCGAATACAACAACCGTCTTCTCATCGTTGACTGTGGTGTGCTGTTCCCGTCATCAGGCGAACCTGGCGTGGATTTGATCCTGCCGGACTTCGGTCCGATCGAGAACAACCTCGACCGCGTTGAGGCACTCGTGGTCACCCACGGGCATGAGGACCACATCGGAGCGATCCCGTGGCTGCTCAAGCTGCGCAGTGACATCCCCATCATCGGATCCCGTTTCACACTCGCGCTCATCGCAGCCAAGTGCAAGGAGCACCGACTGCGTCCGAAGCTGATCGAGGTCAACGAGCAGTCCAATGAGAACCGCGGACCGTTCAACATTCGCTTCTGGGCAGTCAACCACTCCATCCCAGACTGCCTGGGCCTCGCCATCAAGACCCCTGCCGGACTTGTCATCCACACCGGTGACATCAAGCTGGATCAGACCCCAACCGATGGTCGTCCAACCGACCTGCCGGCACTGTCCCGGTTCGGTGACGAAGGCGTCGACCTGATGCTGTGTGACTCCACCAACGCAACCACCCCGGGCGTATCAGGTTCCGAGGCGGAGATCGCCCCGACGCTGAAGCGTCTGGTCACTGAAGCCAAGCAGCGCGTCATCCTCGCCTCCTTCGCCTCAAACGTCTACCGTGTCCAGGCTGCTGTCGATGCCGCTGTCGCAGCAGGTCGCAAGGTGGCTTTCAACGGTCGCTCCATGATCCGGAACATGGAGATCGCCGAGAAGATGGGCTACCTCAAGGCACCACGCGGAACGATCGTCTCCATGGACGATGCCTCCCGCATGGCACCGCACAAGGTCATGCTCATCACCACCGGCACCCAGGGTGAGCCCATGGCGGCGTTGTCCCGGATGGCACGCCGTGAACACCGTCAGATCACCGTCCGCGACGGCGACCTGATCATCCTGTCCTCCTCGCTCGTTCCGGGTAATGAGGAAGCTGTCTTCGGTGTGATCAACATGCTGGCCCAGATCGGCGCAACCGTGATCACAGGCCGCGACGCCAAGGTGCACACCTCTGGCCACGCATACTCAGGCGAGCTGCTGTTCCTGTACAACGCTGCGCGCCCGAAGAACGCCATGCCTGTGCACGGCGAGTGGCGTCACCTGCGTGCCAACAAGGAACTGGCGATCTCCACCGGTGTGCAGCGCGACAACGTCGTGCTCGCACAGAATGGTGTAGTCGTTGACCTGGTCAACGGACATGCCAAGGTTGTGGGTCAGATTCCAGTCGGTAACCTCTATGTCGATGGTGTCACCATGGGTGATATCGATGCAGACATCCTGGCGGACCGTACCTCCCTCGGCGAGGGTGGACTGATCTCCATCACGTGTGTCATCGACAACCGCACGGGTCGACTCCTTGAGAGCCCACGGGTTGAAACCACTGGTTTCTCCGAGGATTCCAAGGCAATGATGACTGAGGTCACCGAGCTGGCTGAGAACACTATGAACGATCTTGCCGCCGAAGGTGAAAACGATCCTTACCGCATGGTTCAGCAGATGCGTCGTAAGCTTTCCCGTTTCGTGGAGCAGAAGTGGAAGCGCCAGCCGGTCATCATGCCTACCGTCATCCCGATGACCTCGGATAACGTGAGCATTAATGATGATGAGGTTCGTGCCTCCAGGGAATCCCTCTAA
- the rpsO gene encoding 30S ribosomal protein S15 codes for MALTSEQKKSILAEYGLHETDTGSPEAQIAMLTNRINTLTEHLKFHKHDHHSRRGLLLLVGRRRSMLKYLADNNVTRYRDLIARLGLRR; via the coding sequence ATGGCTCTTACGTCCGAGCAGAAGAAGTCCATCCTTGCCGAGTACGGTCTGCACGAGACCGACACCGGCTCCCCAGAGGCACAGATCGCGATGCTGACCAATCGCATCAACACCCTCACCGAGCACCTGAAGTTCCACAAGCACGACCACCACTCCCGTCGTGGTCTGCTGCTGCTCGTTGGTCGTCGTCGCAGCATGCTGAAGTACCTGGCAGACAACAACGTCACCCGCTACCGTGACCTGATCGCACGCCTCGGCCTGCGTCGCTAA
- a CDS encoding nucleoside hydrolase, whose protein sequence is MTKKAILDLDTGIDDALALAYALGSPELEVIGVTCTYGNVLMENGAANDLALLELFGAPEVPVYLGEPHAQTKDGFEVLEISAFIHGQNGIGEVALAKAAAEARPGAVDFLIESVREHGDDLVIIATGPMTNLAAAAAKDQAFAENAHIVIMGGALTVPGNVSPWAEANINQDPDAANDLFHAASDVTMIGLDVTLQTLLTRQHTAQWRALGTPAAIALADMTDYYIKAYDTTAPHLGGCGLHDPLAVGVAVDPSLVTLLPINLKVDVDGETRGRTIGDELRLNDPVRTARAAVAVDVERFLAEFMTRVGRVAAGQ, encoded by the coding sequence ATGACCAAGAAAGCCATCCTGGATCTGGACACCGGCATCGATGATGCCCTCGCACTGGCGTACGCCCTGGGATCCCCGGAGCTTGAGGTCATCGGCGTGACCTGTACCTACGGCAATGTCCTGATGGAAAACGGAGCCGCCAACGACCTCGCCCTCCTGGAGCTCTTCGGAGCCCCGGAGGTCCCGGTCTACCTCGGGGAGCCACACGCCCAGACCAAGGACGGTTTCGAGGTCCTGGAGATCTCCGCGTTCATCCACGGACAGAACGGCATCGGTGAAGTCGCCCTGGCCAAGGCCGCGGCAGAGGCACGCCCGGGTGCGGTTGATTTCCTCATTGAATCCGTCCGCGAACATGGTGATGATCTGGTCATCATCGCCACCGGCCCCATGACCAACCTGGCTGCCGCCGCCGCCAAGGATCAGGCTTTCGCAGAGAACGCCCACATCGTCATCATGGGTGGTGCCCTCACCGTTCCGGGCAATGTCAGCCCCTGGGCGGAAGCCAACATCAACCAGGACCCCGATGCCGCCAATGATCTCTTCCATGCGGCATCCGATGTCACGATGATCGGCCTGGACGTGACCCTCCAGACGCTGTTGACCAGGCAGCACACCGCCCAGTGGCGCGCACTGGGCACCCCGGCGGCCATCGCGTTGGCTGACATGACCGACTACTACATCAAGGCCTATGACACCACCGCCCCGCACCTGGGTGGCTGCGGACTGCATGACCCGTTGGCCGTTGGTGTGGCCGTGGATCCGAGCCTGGTGACCCTGCTGCCCATCAACCTCAAGGTGGATGTGGACGGCGAAACCCGCGGACGCACCATCGGTGATGAACTCCGACTCAATGATCCGGTGCGTACCGCCCGTGCAGCGGTGGCTGTTGATGTGGAGCGTTTCCTTGCTGAGTTCATGACCCGCGTTGGACGTGTGGCCGCGGGGCAGTAG
- the dapA gene encoding 4-hydroxy-tetrahydrodipicolinate synthase — MSTGLAAKTEVEHFGTVGVAMVTPFTESGDLDLATGRRVAAHLVDNGVDSLILAGTTGESPTTTTAEKLELLKAVREEVGDRAKLIAGSGTNDTRSSIELAQASAEAGADGLLVVTPYYSKPSQEGLFRHFSEIAHATDLPICLYDIPGRSGIPIESDTIRRLSELPTIRAMKDAKGDLVAAAALIQETGLAWYSGDDPLNLPWLAMGGSGFISVIGHAAPNALRELYTSFEEGDLARAREINATLSPLIAAQGRLGGVSMAKAALQLQGINVGEPRLPIVAPNEQELEDLRADMKKAGVL, encoded by the coding sequence ATGAGCACAGGTTTAGCAGCGAAGACCGAAGTTGAGCACTTCGGCACGGTCGGAGTGGCCATGGTTACTCCGTTCACTGAATCCGGCGATCTTGATCTAGCCACTGGGCGTCGCGTTGCAGCCCATCTGGTGGATAACGGAGTGGATTCCCTGATCCTGGCGGGCACCACCGGTGAATCCCCGACCACAACCACCGCTGAAAAACTTGAACTGCTCAAGGCCGTTCGCGAAGAAGTGGGGGACCGCGCCAAGCTCATCGCGGGCTCCGGAACGAATGACACCCGTTCATCGATTGAATTGGCACAGGCCTCCGCGGAGGCAGGCGCAGACGGCCTTCTGGTGGTCACCCCCTATTACTCGAAACCGAGTCAGGAGGGGTTGTTCCGTCATTTCTCGGAAATCGCCCACGCAACGGATCTGCCGATCTGTCTCTATGACATCCCTGGTCGTTCAGGCATTCCCATTGAGTCTGATACCATCAGACGTCTAAGCGAATTGCCCACCATCCGTGCAATGAAGGATGCGAAGGGTGATCTCGTCGCAGCGGCGGCTCTGATTCAGGAGACCGGGCTTGCCTGGTATTCAGGAGATGACCCACTCAATCTCCCGTGGTTGGCGATGGGCGGCTCCGGCTTCATTTCCGTCATCGGTCATGCAGCCCCTAACGCTCTGCGTGAGCTGTACACAAGCTTCGAGGAAGGCGACCTCGCCCGCGCGCGGGAAATCAACGCCACACTATCCCCGCTGATAGCTGCCCAGGGTCGCCTGGGTGGTGTCAGCATGGCCAAGGCTGCTCTGCAACTGCAGGGCATCAACGTAGGAGAACCCCGACTTCCGATTGTTGCTCCCAACGAGCAGGAACTCGAGGATCTCCGTGCAGACATGAAAAAAGCTGGAGTTCTATAA
- the dapB gene encoding 4-hydroxy-tetrahydrodipicolinate reductase: MAIKVGVLGAKGRVGQTIVAAVNETDDLELVAEVDHDDDLSVLVDAGAQVVVDFTTPNAVMGNLDFCINNGISAVVGTTGFDEDRLNQVRTWCEDNDGVGVLIAPNFAISAVLTMVFAKQAAKFFESAEVIELHHPNKLDAPSGTAIHTAQGIADARREAGMDEQPDATEQALDGSRGASVDGIPVHAVRMTGMVAHEAVIFGTQGQTLTIKQDSYDRNSFAPGVLVGVRNIAQHPGLTIGLEHYLDL, translated from the coding sequence ATGGCAATCAAGGTTGGTGTCCTGGGCGCTAAGGGCCGGGTTGGTCAGACGATTGTGGCAGCAGTCAACGAGACCGATGATCTGGAGCTTGTGGCAGAGGTTGATCACGATGATGACTTGTCCGTCCTCGTGGATGCCGGTGCGCAGGTGGTCGTCGATTTCACCACGCCTAATGCTGTCATGGGCAACCTGGACTTCTGCATCAACAATGGGATCTCCGCCGTGGTGGGTACCACCGGTTTTGATGAGGACCGTCTGAACCAGGTGCGCACCTGGTGTGAAGACAATGACGGCGTGGGTGTTCTCATCGCCCCCAACTTTGCCATCTCCGCAGTACTGACCATGGTGTTCGCCAAGCAGGCGGCCAAATTCTTCGAATCCGCCGAAGTGATTGAACTGCATCACCCGAACAAGCTCGATGCACCGTCGGGAACCGCCATCCACACCGCGCAGGGCATCGCCGATGCACGTCGAGAGGCCGGCATGGATGAGCAGCCGGACGCCACCGAACAGGCACTTGACGGATCCCGCGGCGCCAGCGTTGACGGCATCCCCGTTCACGCGGTACGCATGACCGGCATGGTCGCACATGAAGCCGTCATCTTCGGCACCCAGGGCCAGACCCTGACCATCAAGCAGGACTCCTATGACCGTAATTCCTTTGCACCGGGCGTCCTGGTGGGCGTGCGCAACATCGCGCAGCACCCGGGTCTGACCATCGGGTTGGAGCACTACCTGGATCTCTAA
- a CDS encoding polyribonucleotide nucleotidyltransferase, translating to MSEVKYFEDTDYGVIEAIATIDNGDFGTRTIRFETGQLARQADGAVTTYLDDETMLLATTTASNQPREGFDFFPLTVDVEERMYAAGRIPGSFFRREGRPSTEAILACRLIDRPLRPTFAKGLRNDVQIVVTVMSINPQDSYDVVAINGASAATRISGLPVSGAVGGVRMALITDEKHKDGQWVAFPTVEQQKQSVFELVVAGRLVDRKRGNKTFSDVAVMMVEAGASDTVVERVKDGAPAPTEKIVAEGLEAAKPFIDILCRAQEGLAQRVAKEPKQLPVFPPYADDVYAAVEKKASTKLAELLTIKGKHEREDATNAHMEQVETQLLGQFKDSYDSTSAASKEIRAAYNSLMKKIVRTKILTEGFRIDGRGVSDIRDLGVEVELIPRAHGSSLFERGETQIMGVTTLDMLKMEQQIDSLAPVDSKRYMHHYNFPPYSTGETGRVGSPKRREIGHGALAERAVLPVIPSREEFPYAIRQVSEALSSNGSTSMGSVCASTLSLYNAGVPLKAPVAGIAMGLVSDEVDGKTKYVALTDILGAEDAFGDMDFKVAGTSEFITALQLDTKLDGIPTQVLTDALEQARDARLAILETMAEVIDSPDEMSQFAPRITTVQIPVSKIGELIGPKGKNINALTEETGANISIEDDGTVFISASSGEAAEAAIEKINALANPQLPKVGERFLGTVVKTTAFGAFVSLLPGRDGLIHISKLGNGKRVEKVEDVVSVGQKLQVEIADIDNRGKISLVPVVEED from the coding sequence ATGAGCGAAGTTAAGTATTTCGAAGACACCGACTATGGCGTTATTGAAGCCATTGCAACCATTGATAATGGTGACTTCGGAACCCGCACCATCCGTTTCGAGACCGGCCAGCTGGCCCGCCAGGCAGACGGTGCAGTAACCACTTACCTTGATGATGAAACGATGCTGCTGGCCACCACCACCGCATCAAACCAGCCACGCGAGGGCTTTGACTTCTTCCCACTCACCGTGGATGTTGAAGAACGCATGTACGCCGCAGGCCGTATCCCCGGATCATTCTTCCGCCGTGAGGGACGCCCCTCCACCGAAGCGATCCTCGCCTGCCGTCTGATCGACCGCCCGCTGCGTCCTACCTTTGCCAAGGGTCTGCGCAATGATGTCCAGATCGTGGTCACGGTCATGTCCATCAACCCACAGGACAGCTATGATGTCGTGGCCATCAACGGTGCATCCGCAGCCACCCGCATCTCGGGTCTGCCGGTTTCCGGTGCCGTCGGCGGTGTCCGCATGGCACTGATCACCGATGAGAAGCACAAGGACGGCCAGTGGGTGGCATTCCCCACCGTGGAGCAGCAGAAGCAGTCCGTCTTCGAGCTGGTTGTCGCCGGTCGCCTGGTTGACCGCAAGCGTGGAAACAAGACCTTCTCCGATGTCGCTGTGATGATGGTGGAGGCAGGCGCCTCCGACACCGTTGTTGAGCGTGTCAAGGACGGCGCTCCGGCACCGACCGAGAAGATCGTCGCGGAGGGCCTCGAGGCAGCCAAGCCATTCATCGACATCCTGTGCCGTGCACAGGAGGGACTGGCACAGCGTGTGGCCAAGGAGCCCAAGCAGCTGCCTGTGTTCCCACCGTACGCTGATGATGTTTATGCAGCAGTGGAGAAGAAGGCGTCCACCAAACTCGCTGAGCTGCTCACCATCAAGGGCAAGCACGAGCGCGAGGATGCCACCAACGCGCACATGGAACAGGTTGAGACACAGCTGCTTGGCCAGTTCAAGGATTCTTATGATTCCACTTCCGCGGCATCGAAGGAGATCCGTGCAGCGTACAACTCCCTGATGAAGAAGATCGTGCGCACCAAGATCCTCACCGAGGGTTTCCGCATCGACGGCCGTGGAGTCTCCGACATCCGTGACCTGGGTGTTGAGGTCGAACTGATCCCGCGGGCACACGGTTCCTCCCTGTTCGAGCGTGGAGAGACCCAGATCATGGGTGTCACCACCCTGGACATGCTCAAGATGGAGCAGCAGATCGATTCCCTGGCGCCGGTTGATTCCAAGCGCTACATGCACCACTACAACTTCCCGCCGTACTCCACCGGTGAGACCGGCCGCGTCGGATCCCCGAAGCGCCGCGAAATCGGCCATGGTGCCCTCGCAGAACGCGCAGTGTTGCCGGTGATCCCGTCCCGCGAAGAGTTCCCTTATGCCATCCGTCAGGTCTCTGAGGCACTAAGCTCCAACGGTTCCACCTCCATGGGTTCCGTCTGTGCATCCACTCTGTCCCTGTACAACGCAGGTGTGCCATTGAAGGCACCGGTTGCCGGTATCGCCATGGGTCTTGTTTCTGATGAGGTTGATGGCAAGACCAAGTACGTGGCACTGACCGATATCCTCGGTGCTGAGGATGCCTTCGGCGATATGGACTTCAAGGTCGCTGGTACCTCCGAGTTCATCACCGCCCTGCAGCTGGACACCAAGCTCGATGGCATTCCCACCCAGGTTCTCACCGATGCTCTGGAGCAGGCACGCGATGCCCGTCTGGCCATTCTTGAGACCATGGCTGAGGTCATCGACAGCCCGGATGAGATGAGCCAGTTCGCACCACGCATCACCACCGTGCAGATCCCGGTCTCCAAGATCGGCGAGCTGATCGGGCCGAAGGGCAAGAACATCAACGCCCTGACCGAGGAGACCGGCGCGAACATCTCCATTGAAGATGACGGCACCGTGTTCATCTCCGCATCCAGCGGTGAGGCTGCAGAAGCTGCGATCGAGAAGATCAACGCACTGGCCAACCCACAGCTGCCTAAGGTCGGCGAGCGTTTCCTGGGCACCGTGGTCAAGACCACCGCCTTCGGCGCCTTCGTCTCCCTGCTGCCGGGCCGTGATGGTCTGATTCACATCTCCAAGCTCGGCAACGGCAAGCGCGTGGAGAAGGTCGAGGACGTGGTCAGCGTCGGACAGAAGCTCCAGGTGGAGATCGCCGATATTGACAACCGCGGCAAGATCTCCCTCGTCCCGGTGGTTGAGGAAGACTAG
- the thyX gene encoding FAD-dependent thymidylate synthase → MAEPVELKVELIACTAFTPPTSVDWDTDATGAEALIEFAGRACYETFDKPNPRTATNAAYLRHIMEVGHTALLEHASATMYLRGISRSATHELVRHRHFSFSQLSQRFVHEGEQEVIIPGVINDDPELRSLFLRSMDENRFIYNELLAALEEKLEGEPNALLRKKQARQAARSVLPNATESRIVVTGNFRSWRHFFGMRASEHADVEIRNVAVECLKLLRVQAPTAFGDFEIEKLADGTEMATSPYVADF, encoded by the coding sequence GTGGCAGAACCGGTTGAACTGAAGGTTGAACTGATTGCATGCACAGCATTCACCCCACCCACATCCGTGGACTGGGACACCGATGCGACGGGAGCCGAGGCGCTCATTGAGTTCGCGGGGCGTGCCTGTTATGAGACCTTTGACAAACCTAATCCCCGGACAGCCACCAACGCGGCCTATCTCCGCCACATCATGGAGGTCGGCCACACCGCCCTTTTGGAACATGCCAGCGCGACCATGTATCTCCGGGGCATCTCACGATCAGCCACCCATGAGTTGGTCAGGCACCGGCATTTCTCCTTCTCCCAGCTCTCCCAGCGTTTTGTGCATGAGGGGGAACAGGAGGTCATCATCCCCGGAGTGATCAATGATGATCCGGAGCTACGCTCGCTTTTTCTCCGCTCAATGGATGAGAACAGGTTCATTTACAATGAACTACTCGCCGCGTTGGAGGAAAAACTGGAAGGCGAGCCGAACGCCCTGCTGCGCAAGAAACAGGCCCGGCAGGCGGCGCGGTCGGTTCTGCCCAATGCCACAGAATCCCGGATTGTGGTCACAGGCAACTTCCGGTCCTGGCGCCACTTCTTCGGGATGCGGGCCAGTGAACACGCCGACGTGGAGATCCGCAACGTTGCTGTGGAATGCCTCAAACTTCTCCGGGTCCAGGCACCCACGGCGTTCGGGGATTTTGAGATTGAAAAGCTCGCCGACGGCACCGAGATGGCCACCAGCCCCTACGTGGCTGACTTCTGA